The following coding sequences are from one Loxodonta africana isolate mLoxAfr1 chromosome 18, mLoxAfr1.hap2, whole genome shotgun sequence window:
- the SPPL2C gene encoding signal peptide peptidase-like 2C codes for MACLGFLLPVGFLLLLTSTVAQGEYAVVHVVSENWSKDYCVLFSSEYVTLPRDLHHAPLLPLHDGTMAPWCPGEDTFHQAPPSSPSQQPLRHTTAMVMRGNCSFHAKGWLAQGQGAHGLLIVSRASRQQCSDTTPASQDPHKPLPHLTIPVAVLHYTDMLDILSHTHGSSIVRVAMYAPPEPILDYNMVVIFILAVGTVAVGGYWAGLTEADQLQRRRARGGGGPGGHHQLEVVAAERGQVEDDKDAPVDFTPAMTGAVVTMSCSIVLLLYFFYDCFVYVMIGIFGLGAGTGLYSCLSPLVRHLPLQQRQQPLPGHRACLQLPLLLLAGLCMVMTILWVAYRNEDSWAWLLQDTLGVAYCLFVLQRVRLPTLKNCTSFLLVLLAFDVFFVFITPFFTRTGKSMMVEVATGPADSSSHERLPMVFKVPKISFSALTLCDQPFSILGFGDIVVPGFLVAYCHRFDVLVSSHQVYFVACTLAYAVGLLVTFIAMVLMQMGQPALLYLVSSTLLTSLAVATCRQELSLFWIGQGRAKTPARAKAGLHEAPAAGSEQKQEDRADVQTANKFEEATGQRAVDLDSSPGEDTAEVTISEDEIMGADGHSDSSEGWSDANLDPDELPPISPGASEELMPLMPVAMLIPLVPLMPPPSELGHSHAQAQAHEASLPWTGLHKRKGFKVKKSVSTQASL; via the coding sequence ATGGCGTGCCTGGGTTTCCTCCTCCCCGTGGGCTTCCTCCTCCTCCTAACCAGCACCGTGGCCCAGGGAGAGTACGCCGTGGTCCATGTGGTGTCGGAGAATTGGAGCAAGGACTACTGTGTCCTGTTCAGCTCCGAGTATGTCACCTTGCCACGGGACCTGCATCACGCCCCACTCCTGCCCTTGCACGATGGCACCATGGCACCCTGGTGCCCGGGCGAGGACACCTTCCACCAGGCCCCACCCAGCTCCCCCAGCCAGCAGCCACTCCGCCACACCACCGCCATGGTCATGAGGGGCAACTGCAGCTTCCATGCCAAGGGCTGGCTGGCTCAGGGCCAAGGCGCCCACGGGCTGCTCATTGTGAGCCGGGCCAGCAGGCAGCAGTGCTCAGACACCACGCCAGCATCCCAGGACCCCCACAAGCCCCTGCCACACCTCACCATCCCTGTGGCTGTGCTCCATTACACTGACATGCTGGACATCCTCAGCCACACTCACGGCAGCTCTATCGTCCGCGTGGCCATGTACGCACCCCCAGAGCCCATTCTCGACTACAACATGGTGGTCATCTTCATCCTGGCTGTAGGCACCGTGGCCGTGGGTGGCTACTGGGCCGGCCTGACCGAGGCTGACCAGCTGCAGCGGCGCCGGGCTCGAGGAGGAGGGGGGCCTGGCGGTCACCATCAGCTGGAAGTGGTGGCAGCCGAGCGGGGGCAGGTGGAAGATGACAAGGATGCACCAGTGGACTTCACACCAGCCATGACAGGTGCAGTGGTCACCATGTCCTGCTCCATCGTGCTGCTGCTTTACTTCTTCTATGACTGCTTTGTCTATGTCATGATCGGAATCTTTGGCCTGGGCGCTGGCACTGGCCTCTACAGCTGCCTGTCCCCACTGGTGCGCCACCTGCCCCTGCAGCAACGCCAGCAGCCCCTGCCTGGCCATCGGGCCTGTCTGCAGCTGCCCCTGCTGCTGCTGGCTGGCCTGTGCATGGTGATGACCATCCTCTGGGTGGCCTACCGCAACGAGGACAGCTGGGCATGGCTCCTGCAGGACACGCTGGGTGTGGCCTACTGTCTCTTTGTCCTTCAGCGTGTGCGGCTACCCACACTCAAGAACTGTACCTCCTTTCTGCTGGTCCTGCTGGCCTTCGACGTCTTCTTTGTCTTCATCACACCCTTCTTCACCAGGACTGGCAAGAGCATGATGGTGGAAGTGGCCACGGGCCCAGCGGATTCCTCAAGCCATGAGAGGCTGCCCATGGTGTTTAAAGTGCCCAAGATAAGCTTCTCAGCTTTGACTCTGTGTGACCAACCCTTCTCCATCCTTGGCTTTGGTGACATCGTGGTCCCCGGCTTCCTGGTGGCCTACTGTCACCGTTTTGATGTCCTAGTCAGCTCACACCAGGTCTACTTTGTGGCCTGTACCTTGGCCTATGCTGTGGGCCTGCTGGTCACTTTTATTGCCATGGTCCTCATGCAGATGGGCCAGCCTGCCCTGCTCTACCTAGTGTCCAGCACCTTGCTCACCAGCCTGGCTGTGGCCACCTGCCGCCAAGAGCTCAGCCTTTTCTGGATTGGCCAGGGCAGAGCAAAGACACCTGCCCGGGCCAAGGCAGGGCTCCATGAAGCCCCTGCTGCTGGCTCTGAGCAGAAGCAGGAGGACAGGGCTGATGTCCAGACAGCTAACAAGTTTGAAGAGGCCACTGGCCAAAGGGCAGTGGACTTAGACAGCAGCCCTGGAGAGGACACAGCCGAGGTCACCATATCTGAGGATGAAATCATGGGGGCGGATGGCCACAGTGACAGCTCCGAGGGCTGGAGCGATGCCAACTTGGACCCTGATGAGCTTCCCCCCATCTCCCCTGGGGCCTCGGAGGAGCTGATGCCGTTGATGCCTGTGGCCATGCTGATCCCGCTAGTCCCGCTGATGCCGCCCCCCTCAGAGCTGGGCCATTCCCacgcccaggcccaggcccatgAGGCCAGTCTGCCCTGGACAGGACTGCACAAGAGGAAGGGCTTCAAGGTGAAGAAGAGCGTATCGACCCAGGCCTCCTTGTGA
- the CRHR1 gene encoding corticotropin-releasing factor receptor 1 gives MSPEVHQSNVAWCRLVTAAYNYFHVTNFFWMFGEGCYLHTAIVLTYSTSRLHKWMFICIGWGVPFPIIVAWAIGKLYYDNEKCWFGKRPGVYTDYIYQGPMILVLLINFIFLFNIVRILMTKLRASTTSETIQYRKAVKATLVLLPLLGITYMLFFVNPGEDEVSRVVFIYFNSFLESFQGFFVSVFYCFLNSEVRSAIRKRWHRWQDKHSIRARVARAMSIPTSPTRVSFHSIKQSTAL, from the exons ATGAGCCCTGAGGTCCATCAGAGCAACGTG GCATGGTGCAGGTTGGTGACAGCTGCCTACAACTACTTCCATGTGACCAACTTCTTCTGGATGTTCGGCGAGGGCTGCTACCTGCACACGGCCATCGTACTCACCTACTCCACCAGCCGGCTACATAAGTGGATGTTCATCTGCATTGGCTGGG GGGTGCCTTTCCCCATCATCGTGGCCTGGGCCATTGGGAAGCTGTACTACGACAATGAGAA GTGCTGGTTTGGCAAAAGGCCTGGGGTGTACACCGACTACATCTACCAGGGCCCCATGATCTTGGTCCTGCTG ATCAATTTTATCTTCCTTTTCAATATCGTCCGCATCCTCATGACCAAACTCCGGGCATCCACCACGTCAGAGACCATTCAGTACAG gaaGGCGGTGAAAGCCACTCTGGTGCTGCTCCCCCTCCTGGGCATCACGTACATGCTGTTCTTTGTGAACCCTGGGGAGGACGAGGTCTCCCGGGTTGTCTTCATCTACTTCAACTCCTTCCTAGAGTCCTTCCAG GGCTTCTTCGTGTCTGTGTTCTACTGTTTCCTCAACAGTGAG GTCCGCTCAGCCATCCGGAAAAGATGGCACCGATGGCAAGACAAGCACTCGATCCGTGCACGGGTGGCTCGTGCCATGTCCatccccacctcccccacccgGGTCAGCTTCCACAGCATCAAGCAGAGTACCGCCCTCTGA